In Pelmatolapia mariae isolate MD_Pm_ZW linkage group LG13, Pm_UMD_F_2, whole genome shotgun sequence, a genomic segment contains:
- the calm2a gene encoding calmodulin 2a (phosphorylase kinase, delta) codes for MADQLTEEQIAEFKEAFSLFDKDGDGTITTKELGTVMRSLGQNPTEAELQDMINEVDADGNGTIDFPEFLTMMARKMKDTDSEEEIREAFRVFDKDGNGYISAAELRHVMTNLGEKLTDEEVDEMIREADIDGDGQVNYEEFVQMMTAK; via the exons AATTCAAGGAGGCCTTCTCACTCTTTGACAAGGATGGAGATGGCACCATCACTACCAAAGAGCTGGGCACAGTCATGCGCTCTCTGGGCCAGAATCCCACAGAGGCAGAACTGCAGGACATGATCAATGAAGTGGATGCTGATG GAAATGGAACGATAGACTTCCCAGAATTTCTGACCATGATGGCCAGGAAGATGAAGGACACAGACAGCGAGGAGGAGATCAGAGAAGCATTCCGTGTCTTTGACAAG GATGGGAATGGCTACATCAGTGCTGCTGAGCTGCGCCATGTGATGACAAACCTTGGTGAGAAGTTGACTGATGAAGAGGTGGATGAAATGATCAGAGAAGCAGACATTGATGGGGATGGACAGGTCAACTATGAAG AGTTCGTACAAATGATGACGGCGAAGTGA